The DNA window AGTTAAGTCGAGCGGCTGACCTGTCAGAGAACGGGATAGCAAATCGGTAACTTGTACCACGCCCAAAACATTATCCAGCTCGCGTTGGCAAACTAGAAGACGCGAATGTCTGCTATCGATCATCTTTTGTCTGTTCGTTTGGGCAGAGTCGTCCATATCAAGCCAAACAATATCCGGTCGCGGGGTCATAAAGGCGCTGACAGGTCGATCGCCCAAACGAAACACCCTTTCCACCATATCTTGTTCGGCTTCTTCAAACGTTCCCGCCTCCGTACCCTGTTCGATCAAAACCCTGATCTCTTCTTCCGTAACTTCCGGTTCTGTGGAAGGTTTGACGCCCAACAGTCGCACCGCCATATCGGTCGAGGAACTTAACACATGAACGATCGGGGATGTAATTTTAGCCAACATCCGCATAGGAATAGCAACCGCAGCGGCGATCGGTTCCGGATTGTTTAACGCTAACCGTTTGGGCAGCAGTTCGCCAATCACCAACGTCAGATAGGTGATAATTAAAATCGCTAGTATCGATGCGATCGCTTCCTTATATTCTGCTGTCTGCGGGATCGCACCGAAAATAGGCGCTACTCTCTTAGCGATTACCGATTCGCCGAACGCACCCGACAAGATAGCTAGGAGTGTGATACCAATCTGAACCGCAGACAAAAACTGATTCGGGGAATTAGCCAGTTGCAAAGCAACGCGGGCCTTAGCATCGCGATCGGCCATCTGCTGCAACCGCACCTTCCTGGCCGAAATAATGGCCAGTTCCGACATCACAAAAAGGCCGTTGGCGATAATCAGTAAGAAAACGATCGCGATTTCGATAGTTGGGGACATTCCGAAAAGGGGTTAGAAAGTCACTCAGTCAAAAGTCACTCAGTCAAAAGTCAAAAGAAAAAATTCGTTTTACTTCTTTTTGCGCTTGATATCCTTCATCCTTATTATCCTTGCTTTGTGTTTTATGGAAAGGCTCTCAAGGTGGATATACAACATATTAGTTGCTCAGGACTGCCAAGTATCGGCGGGACTGGGAAAATTTTGAGTTTTTAGAGGCTGGTTTGGCCGATCTGTTTCAATGGCCACAGAGATAGACCATAAACTCGCCCCTACTCGCTTTTACTGCTTTTTTCCAACGCCATAAACCCCAGTCCCTTTTTTTGACTTTTGACTGAGTGACTTTTGACTTTTCACCCAAAGCGATCGGTAACTCATCGAACCTGCCTTCTAAAATGGTGGAGGTACCCAACCATAGTAACTTTAAGAGCGAGTTGAGCAGTTCTAGAACACATGGC is part of the Aerosakkonema funiforme FACHB-1375 genome and encodes:
- a CDS encoding hemolysin family protein → MSPTIEIAIVFLLIIANGLFVMSELAIISARKVRLQQMADRDAKARVALQLANSPNQFLSAVQIGITLLAILSGAFGESVIAKRVAPIFGAIPQTAEYKEAIASILAILIITYLTLVIGELLPKRLALNNPEPIAAAVAIPMRMLAKITSPIVHVLSSSTDMAVRLLGVKPSTEPEVTEEEIRVLIEQGTEAGTFEEAEQDMVERVFRLGDRPVSAFMTPRPDIVWLDMDDSAQTNRQKMIDSRHSRLLVCQRELDNVLGVVQVTDLLSRSLTGQPLDLTALLRRPLFVPESTRGLKVLEMFKQSGTHIVLVVDEYGVIQGLVTVNDILVAIVGDIPSIYQQDEPQAVQRADGSWLLDGMLPVEDFLELFDIEELPEDRRGNYHTMGGFVITNLGRIPTAADHFEWRNFRFEVMDMDGNRVDKILVMPLSKDSDTSTNSA